A window of Pyramidobacter piscolens W5455 genomic DNA:
CCGCGCGCGGCCTGGACGAAACGCAGCGCCATCAGCGCCGAACCCATCGGCATGGCGAGATAGGGGATCCACATCGGGATCCCCATGGCCGGCGACGTCTGCTCGAGCTCGACAGTAAACTTCACCAGCCGACAGCTGTACCAGCACAGCGCCGCGCAGAACCCCGCCGCGATCAGGTAGACCAGGCGCGTCAGCGCGCCGGCATACCTTTCGGGCATCATGCCGAGCAGAAAATCCATGCGGATGTGGGCGCCCCGCCGCACGCAGACGCTGCCGCCGATAAAAGTGATCCAGATCATCAGATAGCGGATCAGCTCTTCGGCCCAGCTCGTGCTGGCGCTGAAAACGTAGCGCAGCACCACGTTGACGAACAGCACGAGCGCCGTCGCCAGCAGAGACGCCGCGCAGAAAGCTTCCTCAACCTTGCCGAGGAATCTGAGCATTTTTCGATCTCCTCTCAATACTCATTCTCTACGAACGGG
This region includes:
- a CDS encoding TRAP transporter small permease encodes the protein MLRFLGKVEEAFCAASLLATALVLFVNVVLRYVFSASTSWAEELIRYLMIWITFIGGSVCVRRGAHIRMDFLLGMMPERYAGALTRLVYLIAAGFCAALCWYSCRLVKFTVELEQTSPAMGIPMWIPYLAMPMGSALMALRFVQAARGKGDA